The Halostagnicola larsenii XH-48 region TCGAGGAGGGCCAGAGCCAATCGTGGGACCGCGCCGGCGTCGGCGTCTACCTCTCCGAAGACGGCGAGGTCTACGCATCGCAGAATTTCTGTACGGAGTGGTGACCAGCGGAGACGACCTGCTCTGTGACGACCGAACGAACACACAGCTATGAACCCAAAAGAGACGATCCTCGAGATCTACGCTACGGCCAGCGATCGCGACCTGACGTATCTCGCCGCGGGATTCGCGTACTACGCGTTCGTGTCGGTGATCCCGCTGATACTGCTTGCGATCGTCGTCGGCTCGCTGCTCGGCGGCGAGGACATCGCCGAGCAATTGATCAGGGTTGCCGGTGATTTCCTCCCCGAAGCCGGAGAAGAACTCGTTACGGACGCGCTAACGACGGAGTCCGGTCGCACAGAAGCGACAATCGTCGCGCTGCTGGTCGCCGTCTGGGGTGGTCTGAAGGTGTTCAGAGGGCTCAGTCTCGCATTCGACCGGGTGTACGGCACCGACGCCGAGAACTCGTTTCTCGAGCAGATAACGGACGGACTGGTCGTCATCCTCGCGGGGGCCGGCGGTATCGGATTGATGGTCGCAACGGCCGCGATTCTCGGCTTGCTCGCGGGAACGGTTCCGTTCGTCGGCGTCCTGAGCTGGCCGCTTTTGGTGCTCGGACTCTTTTTCGTCTTCCTCCCGATGTACTACGTCCTCCCACCGATCTCCCTCGAGCTACGGGAGGCGATCCCCGGAGCGGTATTCGCCGCGGTCGGCTGGACGGTTCTCCAGGCTGGCTTCCAACTCTACGCGGCCAACGCCGGCCAATACGAGGCCTACGGTGCCGTCGGTGCGGTCTTGCTGTTTGTCACCTGGCTGTACTTCGCCGGAATCCTTCTCCTGTTCGGTGCCGTCATCAACGTCGTTCGCTCGCGGCCGGATCTCGCCGAGTAAGCCCGCGCGCAAACGCGTTCGAAACCGTAACTCGATCGGTCAGTATCCCGCAGCTCGATCGGCCAGTATCGTGGAGAAAGATTATGCTATCGGCGAGTAGAAACCAAACCATGACCGACGATTCGGATTCTGCGGACGGATCGACGCCCGGCGGCGGTCCGACTCGAGTCGTTTCGGAGACGAGCGTCGACGACATCCTCGAGTCGATCGACTCGTCTCCGGAGACGGTTCGGGACGACCCCGGCGACGAAACGCAACGAGACGGGGTAAACCGAGACGAGACGAAAGAGCCGGACGAAAGCGACGACTCGCGCCCCCTCGAGTCCGACGACGAAGACGAGTTCAACGCCGATTCGATCGACGACTCGAAACCGACCACGACGACCATCGAAACCGGTCAGCCGGCCGATCCCAACGCCGTCGCCGCGGACGCCGACTCGAGTGTAGCGTCGCCCGACGAGACCGCTTCAGCGGAGCCAGACAAAGGAGACCCCGCTCGCGAGGACGACAGCCCGGGACTTCCCTCGCGTATCGAACGCGGTGCGGTTACCGGTGCCGACGTCCGTGCGGCAGAGACCGGCGACGGCCGCGAGGAGACGACCGACATCGGCGACATCGATCTCTCGATGGACGACCTCGAGTCCTCGCGCGAGAGCGCCGGTCCATCGGGGAGCAAGCGCGGCAGGTCGTCGACCGACGGCCCGCTCTCGGGCACGATCGGATCCGGCGCTCCGAAATCCGACGACGGCGGTGTCAGCGACGACGAGACCACACCCGACCACGGCGACGCCGACGAGTCGGGGACAGAGGCCTCCTCGAGCGGCGTGTTCGGACGGTTGAAAGGGCTGTTCTCGAGGTGAAGACGCGCTCGCGCCGTTGGATCTGTTATTGGCAACCCGCAGCCACCAGACAATCAGTTCGCCCCTTGAGTTCGTTTGCTCCGCTCAGCGGGTGTGTTCTGTGAAAATCGGGTTGGGGCAGATTTGAACAACGTCAAGACGGTCCGGGTCGCTCACGTCGTTCGCTTCCCGGGCTGCGACTTGCCTCGTTCAAATCTCCCGTGACAATTTTTCAGCGACGAGCGCCTCGCTTCGCTCGCGGCTTCGCCGTTCGCGATCGTGGCGCGACGCGCCACGCACCGCTCGTCGCGTTGTGTCGCTGAGAAATGGGTTGGGGCAGATTTGAACTGCCGGCCTCCTCCATGTCAAGGAGGTGTCATAACCAGACTAGACCACCAACCCGTGTCCGGTTTTCTCGGCGCGCGTCGCGCCTCGTGCAACTAATCGTTGCCCACCACCGTAATTGAAGGTTTCGAATCGGTCGGCGTACGCGAGCCATCACCACGGCCCGTCCGATACGTTTAAGCCGATGTACTCATTTGGACATTGTAAGACAACTACGTACATTGGTGTTTACTATGCAGGAGTACGTCGAACGGGTGACTGACGGAGACGATCTCACACAGAGAGAGGCTCGAGCGGCCTCGAGCGCGGTTTTCGAGGACGCAACAGAGGCACAGATCGGCGCGTTGCTCGCGGGGTTGCGCGCGAAAGGAGAAACCGAAGCCGAAATCGCAGGCTTCGCAGAAGGGATGCGCGAGGCCGCGCGAACGATCGAACCGGACCGCGAGCCGCTGGTCGACACCTGCGGCACGGGCGGGGACGACTACAACACGATCAACGTCTCGACGACGAGCGCGGTCGTCGCCGCGGGAGCGGGCGTTCCCGTCGCCAAACACGGAAACTACTCGGTGTCCTCCTCGTCGGGCAGCGCGGACGTCCTCGAGGAGGTCGGCGTCGACGTGGAGGCAGAACCGCCGGCCGTCGAGGAAGCGATCGAGAACGACGGCATCGGATTCATGCTCGCGCCGGTCTTTCACCCCGCGATGAAGGCGGTCATCGGACCGCGAAAGGAACTCGGGATGCGGACGATATTCAACGTCCTCGGCCCGCTCACCAACCCCGCCGGCGCGGACGCGCAGGTCGTCGGCGTCTACGACCCGAATCTCGTGCCCGTTCTCGCCAATGCGCTCGCGCGAATGGATGTGAGCCGAGCGCTGGTCGTCCACGGCGCCGGCACCGACGAAATCGCGATCCACGGCGAAACCGTCGCCGCGGAGGTCGACGGGTCGGACGTCGAGACAACGACCGTAGAGCCCGCAGATATCGGTCTCGAGTCCCACGACATCGGCGACATCGCGGGCGGGACGCCAGAAGCCAACGCGGCGGACCTCCGCGGCATCGTCGACGGATCGGTCACGGGCGCGAAACGAGACGTGATTCTCGCGAACGCGGGCGCTGCAATATACGCCGCTGGCGACGCCGATTCGCTCGAGGAAGGCGCGGTGATCGCCGGAAACGCCATCGACAGCGGGGACGCGGCAGCCAAACTCGACCAGCTCCGGTCGGTCTCACCGGAGGCACGATGACGCGGGTCAAAGTCTGTGGCATCACGCGATCCGAAGACCTGCAGACGGCGGTTGATGCGGGCGCGGACGCGATCGGGATTATCGCCGACGTTCCCGTCGACACCCCCCGAGACGTGTCGCCGGAACGCGCCGCGGACCTCGTCACGGAGACGCCCCCGTTCGTCACGTCGGTGCTCGTGATGATGCCGTCGGACTACGCGCGGGCGATCGAACTGGCTACCGAAATCGAACCGGACGCGATTCAGCTTCACGGCGATATCCGCCCCGGCGACCTCGCGTATCTGCGCGCGAAGCTCGAGACCCGGATTTTGCTGGCGGTCGACGCCGAAGACATCTCGGTTGCGAAACAGTACGACGACATGGTCGACGGCTTCGTCGTCGATTCGATCGGGGAAGACGGCGGCGGCGGCACCGGTCGAACCCACGACTGGGAACGCACGCGAGCCGAAACGGCAGACCTCGAGTCGGCCGTGATCCTCGCCGGCGGGTTGACGCCCGACAATGTCGCCGAGGCCGTCCGTACGGCAGAGCCGTTCGCCGTCGACGTCGCCAGCGGCGTCGAGGAACGCGGCGGCGTCAAAGATCCGGATGCGGTCGCGTCGTTCGTCGAACGCGCGACCGGAAACACGCAGGCCGTCGAACCGGGCTCCTGAGAGCCACTCTCCATCGAATTTCGATCTCATGACCGAACACGATACAGAACCTGACCCCGCGGATCGCACCGCCGAGACGCCGACGCTCGACCTCGAGCGCGCGGCGTTTTGCGAACACGCCGGCTCGAGCGAGGATCGACCGGCCGTCGTCCGAGTCGTCGCGACGTACGATCTCGAGACGACGCCGTTGGCTGCCTACGCGGCGCTCACCGGGCGGTCGACGCACGGACGGGAGCGGTCCAGTGACGAAACCCCCTACGCATTTCTACTCGAGAGCGCACAGAAGACGCCCTCGAGCGATCCCGACGGTGCGTTTCAGCCCAGCTCCGCGGACGCAGAGCGCCACGCCCGATTTTCGTACGTCGGCTACGATCCCGAGGCCGTCGTGACGGTCGGCCCCGAGGGAACGTCCGTCGAGGCGCTTTCGGAGAACGTTCCGCTCGATCTGATCGACACTGCGGGGGCGGACGACACCGTGGATGCGCTTCGCGGTGCGCTTCCGGATGTCCGACTGGCGAATATGCCGGACCACGATCGCCAGCATCTCGAGGGCGGGCTCGTCGGGTTTCTCTCCTACGACGCCGTCTACGACCTCTGGCTCGAGGAGGTCGGACTCGAGCGACCGGACTCTCGGTTCCCGGACGCCCAGTTCGTCCTCACGACAAAGACGCTCACGTTCGACGAGCGCGACGGAACGGTCTCGCTCGTGTGTACGCCGGTGCTCGAGGCTGCGGACGATCCAGCCCGCGTGTACGAAGAGATTCGCGAGGAAGCCCAACGCGTCGGAGACGTCCTCGCCGAGGCCGAAGACCCCGAAGCAGGCGGATTCGTCCGCGAGGGCGAGGTCGCCGGGTCGAAAGACGCCTACGAGGAGAGCGTTCGACGGGCGAAAGAACACGTCCTCGACGGCGACATCTATCAGGGCGTGATCTCGCGGACGCGCGAGCTCTACGGCGACGTCGATCCGCTCGGGTTCTACGAGGCGATGCGGGACGTGAACCCTTCGCCGTACATGTACCTCCTCGATCACGGCGACCTCACGGTCGTCGGTGCCAGCCCCGAGACGCTGCTCTCGGTCCGCGGCACGGAGGTCATGTCGAATCCGATCGCCGGGACCTGCGACCGGGGCTCGAGTCCCGTCGAGGATCGGCGGCTGGCGGGCGAGATGCTGGCCGACGACAAGGAGCGGGCCGAGCACACGATGCTGGTCGACCTCGCCCGAAACGACGTTCGTCGCGTCGGCGAACCGGGATCGGTCCGCGTCGAGGAGTTCATGAACGTCCTCAAGTACAGCCACGTCCAGCACATCGAGTCGACCGTAACCGGCCAGCTACGCGCGGGTTCCGACGCGTTCGACGCCACGCGAGCGTCGTTTCCCGCGGGTACGCTTTCGGGCGCGCCGAAGGTGCGAGCGATGGAAATCATCGACGAGTTGGAGACCGAACCCCGCGGCCTGTACGGCGGCGGCGTCGGCTACTACTCCTGGACCGGCGACGCGGACTTCGCCATCGTGATTCGGACGGCGACCGTCGAGAACGACACCCCGGCGGATACGCCGGGTTCACAGCGGATCACCGTCCGGGCGGGCGCGGGACTCGTCGCCGACAGCGACCCGACGGCGGAGTACGACGAGACCGAAAAGAAGATGGGCGGCGTTCTCGCCGCGCTCGAGCGCATAGAGGAGACCCCCGCCGAGACGCCACCAGCGGAGGTGTCCAGATGAGCACGACTGCCTCGGCGAGCGAGACCGATCGCTCGACCGTGCTGTTTATCGACAACTTCGACTCGTTTACGTACAATCTCGTCGAGTACGTGAGCCAGCACGCCGAGACGGCGGTTCTGAAGAATACCGCCTCGCTCGCCGACGTGCGAGCGGTCGACCCGGACGCGATCATCATCAGTCCCGGCCCCGGCCACCCCAGACACGACCGCGACGTCGGCGTCACGATGGACGTGCTCCGCGAGATCAGTCCCACCGTTCCAACGCTCGGGATCTGTCTCGGGCTCGAGGCCGCGGTCTACGAGTACGGCGGGTCGGTCGGTCGAGCGCCGGATCCGATACACGGGAAGGCGTCCCCGATCGATCACGACGGAACGAGCGTCTTCGACGGCCTCGAGGACGGATTTCGCGCGGGTCGATATCACTCACTCGTCGCGACGGAGATTCCGGACTGTTTCGACGTTTCGGCGACGGCCGAACACGACGGAGAGACGCTCGTGATGGGCGTTCGCCACCGCGAGTACCCGATCGAGTGCGTGCAGTTTCACCCCGAGAGCGTCCTGACGGCGGTCGGGCACGATCTGATCGAGAATTTCCTCGAGAGCGTCTAACGGCTATGAAAGCAGATGATACGTGATTCAGCAGAGTGGCGCGATTCTATCGCGGGACTTAGACGAAGCCTAGAATACCGGCGGTGTAGTAAGCACCGAGAATAACCGCGGCCACGATGCCGACGCGGATGGCGAGTTTGATCGCGATTTTAACCGCGACGATAACGACCATGAGGGCAGCCAGCACCGCGAGGCCGAGCAACACCGGGGAGCCTGTGAGTATGTCGATCATACTGGATATCGTGAACGGAAGGACGTAACCTTTCTGGTGACGTGACAAACGAGGATAGGTGACCGACAGCGACTCGAGACTGTTCGGATACGGCCTCGTTCGCGGCTGGAAGACGGATCGACGGATCGAACATTCCACTTCCAGTACGGTCTGAAAATCGTTAAGGCCGTCCGGTACGTACTAGCTGATAAGCACGCAGACGGCCGTCTCAGCCGTCCCACTACCGACCACCGCACAAGATCTTATAGAGACTTCTGTACAAGTGTATTTGTCCTAATACAAGAAAAGTAGGACCACATCACCACACTTTATGAGGAATGCATGAATACCGAACTTTCGTCACGAATGATCCGAACGAGGACCAACTACGGTACGGAAATGACAGACGGCGACGTATTCGCCTCGAGGTGTCTCGCGCATGAGTAAGTCTGACCTCTCTGCGGACGATCTTACACTGCCGATCAAGCGCACCGACGGGGACACTTTAGCGGAGCGCCTGACCGATAACGCCTATCAGAATATTCTGCCGGCTCGCTATCTTCGCAAAGACGCAAGCGGCGACCTGATCGAAACGCAAGAAGAACTCTTCGAACGCGTCGGGCGCAACATCGCGCTCGCAGAAGCGCCGTACGAGGCCGAAAAACGGGACCTCGAGATCACCGTCACGCCCGACCAGCTCAAACCGGACCACCCGCGGCGAGACGAACTCGCCGAGGAAGTTTTCGGTGATGGCGTCACCGCAGCAGACGACGTTGAAACGACACTTACGGAAACCAACGTCAACAAGTTCGCCTACGACACCGTCGTTCCGGAACTGCCAGCTGACGTCCGCGAGCACGTCGAGGACGTCGCCGAAACGTTCACCGAAGGCATGGAGTCGCTTTCTTTTATGCCGAACTCTCCGACGCTGATGAACGCCGGCGACGAACTCCAGCAGCTCTCGGCCTGTTTCGTCATGTCCCCGGACGACGACCTCTCGGATATCCACGAGACGGCCAAGAAGGCCGCGGAAGTCTTCCAGTCCGGCGGCGGCGTCGGCTACGGCTTCTGGAAGCTTCGCCCGTTCGGCGACGCCGTCGGATCGACCGGCGGGATCGCGTCGGGCCCGATCACCTTCATGCGGACCTACGACCAGCTCTGCGAGACCATCGCACAGGGCGGGACCCGACGCGGCGCACAGATGGGAATCATGCGCGTCTCCCACCCCGACGTCATCGAGTTCATCCACGCGAAGAACAAGGACGTCTCGCTGGCCCACACGCTGCGACTCAACGACCCCGACGACTACACATACACCTCCTTCAGCGAGGCGCTCGAGGAGGCTCGAGAACTCATCGACGACGACGGACGCGTTCCGAAACACCTGCGCAACGCCGTCGAAGGTCACCTCTCTAACTTCAACATCTCCGTCGGCGTCACGGACGACTTCATGGAAGCCGTCCAGAACGACGAGGAGTACACGTTCACCAACCCGCGCACGGAAGAGCCACACATCGCCACCGAGGAAACCAAGGAGATGTACGGTCGCTACGACCTCGGCGAGCACGTCGAGGTCGGCGAACCGCTTTCGATCCCCGCCGAACTCATCTTCGAACGCATCGTCGAAGGCGCTCACGAGAACGGCGAACCCGGCGTGATCTACCTCGAGCGAGTGAACAAGGAACACTCCTTCGACGTCGAGGCGGAACCGGACCACCGCATTCTCGCGACGAACCCGTGCGGCGAACAGCCCCTCGAGGAGAACGAGGCCTGCAACCTCGGCCACATCAACCTCTCGACGCTCGCCGACCTCGACGCGCCCGACTGGCGCGTCTGGTCCGAGCAACACGGAGACGAGTACGACTCCCACGAGGCCGCCATCGAGGCCTTCCTCAAGGAGGCCATCGACTTCGAGGAGTTCGACGAACGCATCGAGTACGGCACGCGATTCCTCGAGAACGTCGTCACGATGTCGGATTTCCCCGTCGAAGACATCGAGCAAACCGTCCGCGACATGCGCAAGATCGGTTTGGGCGTCATGGGCCTCGCCCAGTTGTACGTCCAACTCGGCGTGAAATACGGCAGCGAGGAAGGAAACGAGATCGCCAGCCAGCTGTTGACCCACATCAACCACGGCGCGAAGGCCAAGAGCCACGAACTCGCGACCGAACGCGGTTCGTTCAACGACTGGGACGAATCCAAGTACGCGAACCCGACCGAGTACCGCGAGTGGTTCGAAAAACAGACCGGCGAAGACGCAGACGACTGGGCAGACGGCTTCCCGATCCGCAACCACAACGTCACCACCATCGCCCCGACCGGAACCACCTCGATGGTCGGCAACACGACCGGCGGCTGCGAACCGATCTACAACGTCGCCTACTACAAGAACGTCACCGACGACGTGCAGGGCGAGGAGATGTTAGTCGAGTTCGACGACTACTTCCTGCGCACCCTAGAGGACAACGACATCGACGTCGACGCCGTCAAGGAAGAAGCTCAAGAGCAGATGGCGACCAACCAGTTCGACGGCGTCGAGGGTCTCGAGACGGTTCCTGACGCCATCGGCGAACTGTTCGTCATCACCAGCGACCTCTCGGCGAAACAACATGCCGCAGTCCAGTGTGCCTGCCAGAACGGCGTCGACTCGGCCATCTCGAAGACGGTCAACGCGCCGAACGACTCCACGCTCGAGGACGCGAAGGAAGTCTTCGAGTGGGTCTACGACAACGGCGGCAAGGGCGTCACCTACTACCGCGACGGCACCCGCTCGAAGCAGGTGCTGACGACCCGCGCGGACAACGCCGACTTCGCCGACGAAACCGAGGCTGCCGAGGCGCTCGTCGACCAGATCGACGAGATCTTCGGCGGGCTCGAGGCCTTCCTCGAGAGCGAGGATGTCCAGGACATCCTCGAAGAGGACGTCGACTCGCTGCTCGCCGACGAAGGCGAGACGGTTCACGTCGACTTCACCGAGAAACGCGAGCGACCCGACGCCCTGCAGGGTGTCAGCCAGCGGAT contains the following coding sequences:
- a CDS encoding YihY/virulence factor BrkB family protein; translation: MNPKETILEIYATASDRDLTYLAAGFAYYAFVSVIPLILLAIVVGSLLGGEDIAEQLIRVAGDFLPEAGEELVTDALTTESGRTEATIVALLVAVWGGLKVFRGLSLAFDRVYGTDAENSFLEQITDGLVVILAGAGGIGLMVATAAILGLLAGTVPFVGVLSWPLLVLGLFFVFLPMYYVLPPISLELREAIPGAVFAAVGWTVLQAGFQLYAANAGQYEAYGAVGAVLLFVTWLYFAGILLLFGAVINVVRSRPDLAE
- the trpD gene encoding anthranilate phosphoribosyltransferase; translation: MQEYVERVTDGDDLTQREARAASSAVFEDATEAQIGALLAGLRAKGETEAEIAGFAEGMREAARTIEPDREPLVDTCGTGGDDYNTINVSTTSAVVAAGAGVPVAKHGNYSVSSSSGSADVLEEVGVDVEAEPPAVEEAIENDGIGFMLAPVFHPAMKAVIGPRKELGMRTIFNVLGPLTNPAGADAQVVGVYDPNLVPVLANALARMDVSRALVVHGAGTDEIAIHGETVAAEVDGSDVETTTVEPADIGLESHDIGDIAGGTPEANAADLRGIVDGSVTGAKRDVILANAGAAIYAAGDADSLEEGAVIAGNAIDSGDAAAKLDQLRSVSPEAR
- a CDS encoding phosphoribosylanthranilate isomerase, whose protein sequence is MTRVKVCGITRSEDLQTAVDAGADAIGIIADVPVDTPRDVSPERAADLVTETPPFVTSVLVMMPSDYARAIELATEIEPDAIQLHGDIRPGDLAYLRAKLETRILLAVDAEDISVAKQYDDMVDGFVVDSIGEDGGGGTGRTHDWERTRAETADLESAVILAGGLTPDNVAEAVRTAEPFAVDVASGVEERGGVKDPDAVASFVERATGNTQAVEPGS
- the trpE gene encoding anthranilate synthase component I translates to MTEHDTEPDPADRTAETPTLDLERAAFCEHAGSSEDRPAVVRVVATYDLETTPLAAYAALTGRSTHGRERSSDETPYAFLLESAQKTPSSDPDGAFQPSSADAERHARFSYVGYDPEAVVTVGPEGTSVEALSENVPLDLIDTAGADDTVDALRGALPDVRLANMPDHDRQHLEGGLVGFLSYDAVYDLWLEEVGLERPDSRFPDAQFVLTTKTLTFDERDGTVSLVCTPVLEAADDPARVYEEIREEAQRVGDVLAEAEDPEAGGFVREGEVAGSKDAYEESVRRAKEHVLDGDIYQGVISRTRELYGDVDPLGFYEAMRDVNPSPYMYLLDHGDLTVVGASPETLLSVRGTEVMSNPIAGTCDRGSSPVEDRRLAGEMLADDKERAEHTMLVDLARNDVRRVGEPGSVRVEEFMNVLKYSHVQHIESTVTGQLRAGSDAFDATRASFPAGTLSGAPKVRAMEIIDELETEPRGLYGGGVGYYSWTGDADFAIVIRTATVENDTPADTPGSQRITVRAGAGLVADSDPTAEYDETEKKMGGVLAALERIEETPAETPPAEVSR
- the trpG gene encoding anthranilate synthase component II, producing the protein MSTTASASETDRSTVLFIDNFDSFTYNLVEYVSQHAETAVLKNTASLADVRAVDPDAIIISPGPGHPRHDRDVGVTMDVLREISPTVPTLGICLGLEAAVYEYGGSVGRAPDPIHGKASPIDHDGTSVFDGLEDGFRAGRYHSLVATEIPDCFDVSATAEHDGETLVMGVRHREYPIECVQFHPESVLTAVGHDLIENFLESV
- a CDS encoding adenosylcobalamin-dependent ribonucleoside-diphosphate reductase yields the protein MSKSDLSADDLTLPIKRTDGDTLAERLTDNAYQNILPARYLRKDASGDLIETQEELFERVGRNIALAEAPYEAEKRDLEITVTPDQLKPDHPRRDELAEEVFGDGVTAADDVETTLTETNVNKFAYDTVVPELPADVREHVEDVAETFTEGMESLSFMPNSPTLMNAGDELQQLSACFVMSPDDDLSDIHETAKKAAEVFQSGGGVGYGFWKLRPFGDAVGSTGGIASGPITFMRTYDQLCETIAQGGTRRGAQMGIMRVSHPDVIEFIHAKNKDVSLAHTLRLNDPDDYTYTSFSEALEEARELIDDDGRVPKHLRNAVEGHLSNFNISVGVTDDFMEAVQNDEEYTFTNPRTEEPHIATEETKEMYGRYDLGEHVEVGEPLSIPAELIFERIVEGAHENGEPGVIYLERVNKEHSFDVEAEPDHRILATNPCGEQPLEENEACNLGHINLSTLADLDAPDWRVWSEQHGDEYDSHEAAIEAFLKEAIDFEEFDERIEYGTRFLENVVTMSDFPVEDIEQTVRDMRKIGLGVMGLAQLYVQLGVKYGSEEGNEIASQLLTHINHGAKAKSHELATERGSFNDWDESKYANPTEYREWFEKQTGEDADDWADGFPIRNHNVTTIAPTGTTSMVGNTTGGCEPIYNVAYYKNVTDDVQGEEMLVEFDDYFLRTLEDNDIDVDAVKEEAQEQMATNQFDGVEGLETVPDAIGELFVITSDLSAKQHAAVQCACQNGVDSAISKTVNAPNDSTLEDAKEVFEWVYDNGGKGVTYYRDGTRSKQVLTTRADNADFADETEAAEALVDQIDEIFGGLEAFLESEDVQDILEEDVDSLLADEGETVHVDFTEKRERPDALQGVSQRIDTGYGKVYVTINEDPETGQPFELFANIGHSGGFTNSFTEALAKVISTSLRSGVDPEEIVDELCGTRSPKVAWDKGEQIQSIPDAIGTAMRRYLDNEIDKPYPKQATLEESADAEMGVEPADAHETDGGATAQPPVDDHDATQDLIDAGESPECPSCGSLSLYFSEGCKTCESCGWSEC